One Phycisphaera mikurensis NBRC 102666 DNA window includes the following coding sequences:
- a CDS encoding glycoside hydrolase family 15 protein yields the protein MPDPPSEAFGAPGIEPRWTSSAKVGVGTAYHTASRLWFTLSHGVVNEVYHPTADQPNTRDLQLLITDGETFLHEERRDLTHAVERPDEDTLAYRLTNTDPGGRYRVVKDVLSDPHQPVLLQRIRLEVLDSTYAEKLRVFALLAPHAGGSGRGNHAAACDLAGEPLLRAWRDGTHLAMGARPGFLRRSVGYSGSSDGYQDLQDGFDLAWSFTEARDGTVALTGELDLSAPGRTAVLGLGFGDSATSSACALLQALGDRFDEKRESFLRQWKRLDDGCDGTLNRLEAQCGDGGGLARLSRCVLLAHEDKTYQGAMTASLSIPWGAHQSDADPGGYHLVWPRDLLHAATALLAAGETATPRRAMTYLACLQQADGGIPQNAWLDGEPFWPGLQLDEVAAPALLAWRLRRAGACEGLATPAVVRRAAAKLIHSGPVTPQERWEENSGYSPSTLATCVAALCVAAEGFAEAGEAAAAAFVHDYADWLAAHVEAWTVTTRGTLVDGEPRHFVRINPAEAGDTPVPGSVDTAEVRLKNGGGTHPARDVVDLGFLQLVRYGVRPADDATVAASVRVADAVLKHDLPGGPGYLRYNHDGYGQKRDGSAFDTEGVGGCWPLLTGERGLYALAAGEPAGPYLDALAAFANPGGMLPEQLWRFPDDPDHDLEFGGPAGSAMPLCWSHATYLNLARSLCDGEPFDRIGPCHDRYARDGRRGFDATFWCPAHPIAEADAAKPLRIVSDRPGTLRWTVDGWDTSTDTPLTAPLPLVHAAELRPADLPAGGTLRFTLHHADGGGLGRNFDVRLTG from the coding sequence ATGCCCGACCCTCCGAGCGAAGCCTTCGGCGCCCCGGGCATCGAACCCCGGTGGACGTCGAGCGCGAAGGTCGGCGTGGGCACCGCCTACCACACCGCCTCACGCCTCTGGTTCACGCTCAGCCACGGCGTCGTCAACGAGGTCTACCACCCGACCGCCGATCAGCCGAACACCCGCGACCTCCAGCTGCTCATCACCGACGGCGAGACGTTCCTCCACGAGGAGCGCCGCGACCTGACGCACGCCGTCGAGCGGCCCGACGAAGACACCCTCGCCTACCGCCTCACCAACACCGATCCCGGCGGCCGCTACCGCGTGGTGAAGGACGTGCTGAGCGACCCGCACCAGCCGGTGCTGCTCCAGCGGATCCGGCTGGAGGTCCTCGATTCCACCTATGCGGAGAAGCTGCGCGTCTTCGCCCTGCTCGCCCCCCACGCCGGGGGCTCGGGCCGCGGCAACCACGCCGCCGCCTGCGACCTCGCCGGCGAGCCGCTGCTGCGTGCCTGGCGCGACGGCACGCACCTGGCGATGGGAGCCCGCCCCGGCTTCCTCCGCCGCTCGGTGGGGTACAGCGGCTCCAGCGACGGCTACCAGGACCTCCAGGACGGCTTCGACCTCGCGTGGAGCTTCACGGAGGCCCGCGACGGCACCGTCGCCCTCACCGGCGAGCTGGACCTCTCGGCGCCCGGCCGCACCGCCGTGCTCGGGCTGGGCTTCGGCGACTCCGCCACCAGCTCCGCCTGCGCGCTGCTCCAGGCCCTCGGCGACCGCTTCGACGAGAAGCGGGAGAGCTTCCTGCGCCAGTGGAAGCGCCTCGACGACGGCTGCGACGGCACGCTGAACCGGCTGGAGGCGCAGTGCGGCGACGGCGGCGGCCTCGCCCGCCTGTCCCGCTGCGTGCTGCTCGCTCACGAGGACAAGACCTACCAGGGCGCGATGACCGCCTCGCTGTCGATCCCCTGGGGCGCGCACCAGAGCGACGCCGACCCCGGCGGCTACCACCTCGTCTGGCCGCGCGACCTCCTGCACGCCGCCACCGCCCTGCTCGCCGCCGGCGAGACCGCGACGCCGCGGCGGGCGATGACCTACCTCGCCTGCCTGCAGCAAGCCGACGGCGGCATCCCGCAGAACGCCTGGCTCGACGGCGAGCCCTTCTGGCCGGGCCTGCAGCTCGACGAGGTCGCCGCGCCCGCGCTGCTGGCTTGGCGTCTCCGCCGCGCCGGCGCCTGCGAGGGCCTGGCCACGCCCGCGGTCGTCCGGCGGGCCGCGGCGAAGCTCATCCACAGCGGCCCGGTGACGCCGCAGGAACGCTGGGAGGAGAACAGCGGCTACTCGCCCTCCACGCTGGCGACCTGCGTCGCCGCCCTCTGCGTCGCGGCCGAGGGCTTCGCGGAGGCCGGCGAGGCCGCAGCCGCGGCCTTCGTGCACGATTACGCCGATTGGCTCGCCGCGCACGTCGAGGCCTGGACCGTCACCACCCGCGGCACGCTCGTCGATGGCGAGCCGCGGCACTTCGTCCGCATCAACCCCGCCGAGGCGGGCGACACGCCCGTGCCCGGATCCGTGGATACCGCCGAGGTGCGGCTGAAGAACGGCGGGGGGACCCACCCGGCGCGCGACGTCGTCGATCTGGGCTTCCTCCAGCTCGTCCGCTACGGCGTCCGCCCCGCCGACGACGCCACCGTCGCCGCCAGCGTGCGCGTGGCCGACGCCGTGCTCAAGCACGACCTGCCCGGCGGCCCCGGCTACCTCCGCTACAACCACGACGGCTACGGGCAGAAGCGGGACGGCTCCGCCTTCGACACCGAGGGCGTGGGCGGCTGCTGGCCGCTGCTCACCGGCGAGCGCGGCCTCTACGCCCTCGCCGCCGGCGAGCCCGCCGGGCCCTACCTCGACGCGCTCGCCGCGTTCGCCAACCCCGGCGGGATGCTGCCCGAGCAGCTCTGGCGCTTCCCCGACGACCCCGACCACGATCTGGAGTTCGGCGGCCCCGCCGGGTCGGCGATGCCGCTGTGCTGGTCGCACGCGACCTACCTGAACCTCGCCCGGAGCCTCTGCGACGGCGAACCCTTCGACCGCATCGGCCCCTGCCACGACCGGTACGCCCGGGACGGCCGGCGCGGCTTCGACGCCACCTTCTGGTGCCCCGCCCACCCCATCGCCGAGGCCGACGCCGCCAAGCCGCTGCGTATCGTCTCCGACCGCCCCGGCACCCTCCGCTGGACCGTCGACGGGTGGGACACCTCCACCGACACCCCGCTCACCGCCCCGCTCCCCCTCGTTCACGCCGCCGAACTCCGACCCGCCGACCTGCCCGCCGGCGGCACGCTCCGCTTCACCCTGCACCACGCGGACGGCGGCGGGCTCGGCAGGAACTTCGACGTCCGGCTGACCGGCTGA
- a CDS encoding type II secretion system protein, translating into MPIPPRSRTLPRRGFTLLELLVVISVVALLIGILLPVLAAARTTARRVTCSGNLRQMGVAMESYTQLFDGYYPLARPVAKPFAPYAYHPADAGPAFAGRELPELAATMASVGLEPPRADDPDSVYHCPDDETVFPVSANSYAYSGFLRGETLEAMLARGFVSRRNMDASDVFVMMDFDGEEGGSDFVLLPAPDGPGGSMVVPKRHFKRNILFADGHVGFDLDS; encoded by the coding sequence ATGCCCATCCCACCCCGCTCCCGGACGCTCCCTCGGCGGGGCTTCACGCTCCTCGAGCTGCTCGTGGTGATCTCGGTCGTCGCGCTCCTGATCGGGATCCTGCTGCCGGTGCTGGCGGCGGCGCGGACCACGGCCCGCCGGGTCACCTGCAGCGGCAACCTGCGGCAGATGGGCGTCGCGATGGAGAGCTACACCCAGCTGTTCGACGGGTACTACCCGCTGGCGCGCCCCGTGGCGAAGCCCTTCGCGCCTTACGCGTACCACCCGGCGGACGCCGGGCCCGCCTTCGCCGGCCGGGAGCTGCCGGAGCTGGCCGCGACGATGGCGTCGGTGGGGCTGGAGCCTCCCCGGGCGGACGACCCCGACAGCGTCTACCACTGCCCCGACGACGAGACCGTCTTCCCCGTGTCGGCCAACAGCTACGCCTACTCGGGCTTCCTCCGCGGCGAGACGCTGGAGGCGATGCTGGCGCGCGGCTTCGTGTCGCGGCGGAACATGGACGCCAGCGACGTCTTCGTGATGATGGACTTCGACGGCGAGGAGGGCGGCAGCGACTTCGTCCTGCTGCCCGCGCCCGACGGCCCGGGCGGCTCGATGGTGGTGCCCAAGCGCCACTTCAAGCGGAACATCCTCTTCGCCGACGGGCACGTGGGCTTCGACCTCGACTCCTAG